The genomic stretch attttgtaagacccaatgccttatgacattgtttatattagatAACTCTAATACAAAATACCATTttacagataaattaaaatccATGCTTAGTATCAGTTTTTGACATAATGACGTTTGTTTTGACATGAAGGTTGATCTGGAGGATAGAAGAAGGcctatctgatggtaagtgccaCGAATATTAgcgttataagaaatattaacaatttcttataagtataagtataataGTTGGTCTTTAATATGCCACAATCCtaagaaactaagatgttatgtcgaaccgaaccgatggtagctttatttaatatagttttgttcCAAAATGCTTTTCAAGGAAGCGTAcgagaataaattttattattatttatttattttaagattgagGTAGATGGATGAGCAAATGGGatacctgattgtaagtggtcaccacggcCCATAGActttggcgctgtaagaaatattagccataGCCAATGCACCagcaacctttggaactaagatgttatgacttATATCCCTTGTGTTTTTAGTTACACTACCTCAATCAccgtttaagtatattttgataaagattTGAGACTGATTTTGTTAGGTACAAACTAGATAGGCATAATGTACAaggccttaccaccaagtaaataacgTATCATCTGATTTCGATGATTTATACAgccttaaatgtatttataaagtaattggCCAAATTACGTATAATCTgctcagtaatttattaatttcacagCAATGACGCTCACGTAAATATTTCACTGACGATCACcatctttaaaattttagacacttattataattttttataaaataactatttattacattGCTATTATtagggactaagatgttatgcctctTGTGCTCGTAGTTACACTGctaactcatccttcaaaccgaaacataaaaatactgaaTACTGCTGATTGTCGGTAGAATGTATGATGATGTATGCTCTTATATAAATGGGCTTCCACTAAGTAAAAGTTGGTCTACGTTTTCTTCGCTAGCGCGTACAGTACTCCCTGTCTGAAACAAGAGACGTCATATTCCCATCTCATTCACCCACAGCTTCAGCTAAATGCTCCCGAGGATGAACTAAAAAATTAATCTCAATATGTAGCAATGTATCGTTTTAACGGATTTGCTCACTTTTTTGTTCAGGCGTATAATttgattaaagtttttttttgattctgttaaatttattttagtaatatagtGATTTAAGATGTTGTTCGTGGtgctttctttatttattaaaatagaagagtttatttaataattactttagcTATCTTATCTCGtttcatgtttttaattgttacttCTCTTATATATCCAAGCAAAGAGCCTTCAAAGGTAAATTGAATAGAAAGGTACCGCCGATTAGTATTGCATATTCTAACTGGAAGGACCTATGAGTAACTTTGTCGAACTCTTTCACATTTAAGGCAAACTTAAGACTGTGATTACTGGGCTTACGTCAATTGGATTACCTCATTGAAGTTAtccaaaggaaaatatataggtacatagtgtcaaattaaatcaatagcGATACGCAAATAAATTAGCATTGTTTGAGCAAATGAAATGATTCAACTGATTTCggtacataaaatatttcgtttcaTTATTTAGAGATTTGccctattataattaattttatttattcaaagtattaaaaaaataatgaacgaTTTTCAAGTGCCGAAACTAAAAGTGTggtcttatatttgttttatatcaatctttgtttttttacatatttatttttagagaaACGttcaacatattatataaagtttcattcgctaatatttttaaaatgtcaaagtCCATTTAGTGTTTTGCGTGCGCCGCGTCGCTCTATTACGAGTTTCAGATTCTCAGAACATATTCAGATTCCTTATTCACTATAaaggaatttaattaaatgttatcaatTAAAGTATCTAACAGCCGGTCAATTCATCTGCGAAGTTAGGTAGCGTTTGTTAAAAGGTCAAGCTTAACAATTTAATGGCAGCCGTGGTTGATAGAATGTTCGATTACATCTGACCTTTACACCAAGGGGTCGAGTAGGCACGAGCCAAGTCTATAATAGATACCACCTGAACACACAATGTATGCTGAAATTATTAAGGAGagtttgcttttattattatgtacctaACTCTCGTTTATTTaaatcgtgttttttttttaaataattactgaaACATTATCGACATAAATTagagtttattaattaaaaaaaaactcttcttaaaaaactcaattatttaagttactacttataaaattataatagtcgaattattgtaatgaataaaatatatgaaaatcacTGAATGGAGCTTttgcttattattataaaaaaaagtggcGTTATCCGTTTTTTGTCTATGCAAAACATGTATTTATCTAAGTTTCTCCAGATATAAACGGAAGCGTATGTAGCTATGGAAAGACGCCTGAAACGATGTATTTCGAACTTTCAACTCTAAAAATAATTCGTTTGTGACCCCGCGCGACTCTCGCGCAGTCGCGCTAACTTCTGAAAGGTCAGGCCACGCTGCATGTCGGCATTGTATcggtaatttgtaataaaaaccaATTATTCGGCcatatttaaaacgtttttcaTGACTTCATGTGATCGAAGTGAAGTGTTACAAAAAGTgaaataagtgtatttttttgctatttACTGTTCCAAACATTGGTTTAACTTTGAATAAATGTAATCGTTCTTGTTATCAAATGGTTTCGAGGATATCGATCCTTCAAAATAATGTTCGGAAGGTGTAAattgattttcagttattaatTATCAGTACTTAACATGCAGGCTGTTTAAATCATAATGTACTGGATAAGTAAGTATTTCGTTCATATCTGTTTTATCTcgaagtataataataattcatctgaCATAATGAGTTCattttaatgttgttatttaaaaagtgaaatttgaactttttaagatttacaatatttttcttggatttttttttaaatattatatttattttgattaatagtGAATCAATacttccaattttattatcatattcaaaacaatcactattatataattgtttatttgttattggaATGTGCAGATGTGACgtaaaattgaatattcattttgtttgaatatgtgtttattttataaataatatttttaaaatatcgtaaTAATATCTCTTATTTTGAAAACTTCATTCAAGAAATATCTGAAAGATACTTTAAGTGATAAGATCAATTATGCTCGCACATTAgtgttaatgtatatttttatacatatatataaatacgttttatttattacagttttttttgataatgatttaattttgtatcatcATTAAAtgccttataattaaaatacttattggCGATAATCTTTTCTATTTTtacaactactactactactataataTCACTATCATCACtgaaaatataactaattaaaaaataaatatacttgtgTTATTACTTTAaggtaattaaaagtaaaaatttggTGTCGACAATGTAAAGACGCCTATTGGatctataaaataaacgtcACGTTACGAGGTACTTACTaggtattgtataattaatattaccttTTCAAAacgtaaatgttaaaatttatattaaatttattttacgattaaattaataattgtcaaaatTGTATGAAGTACTACGCACTGTTGGTCGCAAAACCaaatcgttataaaaatatcttcctATTTTACGTCCTGTATTATCTCTTAAGCAATTATTTCTAAGGCATGACCtcttttttggaaaataactatttaacaataatttgcCTTCATCATTCCCTCGATAGGGAACCGTTGACTCTGATGTTCTTcttattgttgttgtagttacttttgttgttgtagttacttttgttgttgtagttgcTTCTGTTGTTGTAGTTGCTTCCGTTGTTGTAGTTGCTTCTGTTGTTGTCGCTTTAGTAGTGGTAGAAATAGTGGTCGTATTATTCTTATTATCCTTGTCATCATCTTTGTCTTTATGTTTATCTTCATCActatcttcatcatcatcatcatcatcattgtcTTTTTTACcctttttaccttttttatgttttattttgtaagtttttatCTTGTAAAAATCGTTAATTGCGTCTTCATCAATCGTAATTGCTTGTTGATAACACTCAAACCAAGGCAGCGATGGACATAAATTACCATTTGTTTCAGGATTCGTTTCAGTAGTCGTAGTTTGAGTTGTATAATCGAAATCATAAATATCATTTCTATTTGAGCATTTAATACAAAAAGATACACAGCAGTCGTTTTGTTGGTCATAATATGAATGCctattttttctacattttcTACAAGAACACTTGCATTTTAATCTGTTTGATCCATAATCAAACTCAGAACTGCCAGAATAATAACTGTATTTCCTTCTTCTATTATGGTTATGGCTCTTTTCTGTTGCCCATGTGTATTCCTGATCATCATATTGCTCAAAATAAGCTGCCCGTGTATATGACTGAGGCCGTTGAAAGTATACACTGGGTGCGTACTGAGATAATGatttatgaatgaatataaCAATTTCAATGTTTGTTATCTGAAAAATTACTAAATtgatatcttttgtttttatagaataaaaataaaaaaaataattttataaattatgtatatacaaaccAAGAAAATTGTTGTCAAAAACGGCATCGAGTatcttgtaattaaaatatattattcattccaccttcatataataataataataaatattattattataacctcaagacaaattatttttctttcttttactgtaagcatttattttatttattcaaatagtaaattatatttttcctcAACATTCTATGGTGtttcacaaaaataattttattactaacataaaatattgtttgtattttattgcaattgcaaaaaaaatctgaaataacttcactacataaaacatataaaacaaagtcgctttctctgtccctatatccccactgtttgcttaaatctttaaatctacgcaacggattttgatgcggtttttttaatacatagagtgattcgagaagaagattttataaataatacatggacaatttagtaaggAAACACTCAtacttttagaagtttctaatgtgatgtcacccgtgcgaagccgggcggatcactaattatacatacaaatatttaatataaacaactaAAATtatggtaaaaatatatttaatatataatcatatcaaAGTACTTCAtggaaataacaattatatttcaataacgaTTCTAGTTAacaagttttatattatcaaCATTACGTAAATAATCTTTACGCGGATGGAGCAGTTTCATGCTTCTTAGTTGTAGCATCAATTTCTCCGCAAATTGGTCAGAAATTGGCAGTATTCCATACTTGGGTACCCAATTAGGCTTGGTTCGTCTTAATGCCGTCATCATGTATTGGCTCTTATCTTTCACTTCGAGCGGTTTAGAGATGATGTCAGGCACTTTCGAATTATCTAATTTGTCAATTAAACCTACATCAGTTTGTTCTTCATACCGTTCAGTTTCCTTAGTCGTTTTTTCCGTTGTCACTTCACTTGTGGTTTTTATAGTTGATGcgattgttgtttttgttgattttttagaACGTGGCTTAGATGTTACAGGATAAGGATAAGGGtaggataaaaatatatagccaGGTCCTGGAAAGGGTGGTATTGGAGCACAATTGGGGCACATATTACGGCAAGATGGTTTCAGATTATCACAGTCATCGCACACACAAGTATTCTCCTCGATGTAGTCATTATAATCCTCATAGTTGAAATTTTCTTGTGGACTCCATTTGTTGTCAACGTACACCTGGTTAGGATACTGTTGATATACATTTGGAACGTTTGGATTGTAGTGGAATTGTTCCATTTCATCCAAGTCTGGATTATTGTATTGCGTCGTAGTTTCTTTTAGtagaagaaaaaacaaaatgtttatgcTTCGAACCTGAATGTgcataaagaaattatattataaggacTGTCTTATTGTCTTACAACAATTTGGTATttgacttaatttaaaaaatatatttatatatagtctccttaatatatgtttatataactagctgtacccgcgactaCGGActcgtttgaattaaaaaaaaagtgatcgTTGTACCcttaagttattccttattacatcatctTTCTGCCAGtgtaagtcccgtcaaaatcggttcagctgttCCAGAGTTTAGAaaaaacagatagacaaaaattgtaaaaaatgttatttcgatGTATGTACCgtgtgaatttattaaaaagcagttattttaatattacaaacagacgctccaattttattgtgcgtatagaaaaatattttcgtttggaattaaaatttaaaaggtttttatgaaaaataaaacgcttaccaattttatattcattttaaattggcCAAGTAATGACTTTGACGAACGACACAACTAGTCTACTTGTAATTACACAGGTGTACAGGAGGGATTGTTTCGAATTGCAGATTTGAGTTGCATTGTTTTCCATTACGACTGAGacattttgtttcttttcaaaAAATAACGTCTTACGTAAAAcgttaataatactttatacctttattgtttaataatcattttaatatatttatttaatttgaaagtaaTTCCACCACCATTTGCTTTGGTGGCagtaaaatctaataaataaatttagaatacaaatttaataagaacAAATTACAATATGAGTATTGTTGAAAGTATGACGGAAAAACAATAGTCTTCTTAATCagattactagtagtcgcccgcggtttgctcgctttttagggtgttgattgtcacgtgttaggcaaaaaagtagcctatgactttcttggagatcaagttttcttcataccaaatttcatcaaattccgttcagcggtttggtcgtgaaaaaccAACAGATAGACAGGGCTACCTTCATCAGCAGCCCATATTTTTTCGTTGCTGTACATAGGACATAATATGTCTTTCTTTGGTTtcggcagagttactttcacatttataatattaatatacattttatattaaaagacaTTTACTGTTAACTTCTCTGAATTTTCGCTTAAAAAACTCTATAGTAAGTCTTTTCAATCAGCTCTGAACTATTCCCAGCTACTATCGCACACAAGCACCCCTCGGATGGTGGGTCACGACCTCGGCCCCTCCTGAAATACATCTAGACGTGGAACCTCGCCAAACACCCAAacacattacaaataaataccaCACATCGGTCACCCGTGAAGAAAAATATGCTAAAATATGTCActgacatattatgtatatcatacgcattttcttataaaacaaattacagttttatatttagaaaatcatataaaatagttCAATGGACTGAGATTTTCTCGAGTCTTATAGATTAGAATGTTGTTTGAAAATGACTAGCATGATAAATACGTGTAATACAAAAGTAATTACAATACATATGAAATACGTAGATTACAGGAAATTCGTTAAAATAACATGTtcgactttaaattattatgttcttAGAATGAGATAGCGCTATGctctatatttatatctttttcttTCCCCCTTCTTCTATAACAAAGAATAAactgttatatttgttttgtattattgtatgcagtatttgttttttgtttttataaattctacAGTCATAACTCTACAGGAAAAAGTTATGAGTATAAGATTATGAACTCTTTTAACTTGATGTTCGTATGTAGATCTTTGCATAGAATTAATTAGATGCTAACTGGTAATCACTACTTTATACGTATGTAATACAAATGTCTGAAACGTGCGACGCAGGGCGTCGGGTCACGACCTCGCCGCCGGAATTAGACGCACGCTGTCGACCGCCATCCAAACTTGTGGTACTTATTACAATTCCGAAAATATCTCCGAAATGATCTAAGATCATTCTTATTATATCTCACTGTTAGTTAGCTTCctatttatttgatatgatGAAACGTTCTAccctaaattttaaaatactctatatatttaataatatataacaggtCTAGTTATATAAGTATTCGCTATATACATTtcataatatagatatatatgcataggtatattataaattattcatacatTAGAGATTCTATGAAAAAACCCTCATgcccttgttttttttaatttctaaatttaattaaatttaatggtaCGCCGAAATAATAGacgaatttcataaaaaaattcttaagtATTTTTGAAGATACATGAGACATtccgttaaaaatattataggtgTTATAAGTTCCAATCAATAACAGAATATTTACATTCTGAGttaaatcgtaaaataaatatatttaattatatcgaaaTAGTCTATATAGAAGAAAATATTTCTAGTATTCGCTATGTCTTTAAGATTGCTTCGAGAAAGTTGCAACCACTTTCAGCGCAATTCGATATAGGTTGGCACTTTGGCGATTACAAATAGTTTTCCGGGGTTTTTGATAACGTATTAGTACATTTCAGAAATGCACAtcatttataacttattttgttACCTACATTAATCACTGTTAAAATGTTAATCCAATCGCCTTTGGTTTTTTGTTTGCAACAAATGTATGTCGTTTATAGTATGTGtcacagattacaatacaagCAAGTGACGTATCCGACCCCATTACAACGCCATATTGTCAAAGTAACAAAGTAACGTTTtggcgcgctatttaaatatagaattttaaataaaatcttttacagTAAATATGTacagacttaaaaaaataacaacttttaTTGAGCTCTTTAAccttaactaaataatttaacatgaaTTGATGAATGAAAACCTTTTAAATAGCCTATTTccaaacttattatattaaaaaccgcTTTATTGCTGtgtgaaaatttaatatatatacttattgatatttgtaattgatatttttgtccGCTGTACgactttacatttaaattatatgtagtcTACTATATATTGTTGTTAAACAATAGGGTTTTGACACTGCCGACATTGCGATAAAATTTTTGTCGTTGTCCTATGTATATGTTTCGTTATTACTATCGAAGTTATAGTCAATAATAAACCCTAGTCCGTAATACGTTTTCTATAGGTAACAGAAATTATCTACATATGTGTACAAAAGGACGTTATCAGTAGCACCACGTCGTCACTTTTGcaattattagaatattatcAGTAAGAACGTGTGTAGGGCGTCGGGTCACGACCTCGCGCCGCCAAATTTAGCCTATGACGCTTGTGACGTTACCAAAGACTAGTGTTCTTGCCAACAGCTATAAACCGACCGCACTTGTCTGTGTATATGATGTTTATACAATTGTTTAATACCTCTATTAGTTTGCAATACCTACGTAATATCTTCTGTATTTGTATAGTTAACtatgtatcaaaataaaaaaatacgcagATCATATATCGATTAATTAATATGGCTGGTTATGATTTGAGTAAGTcacaaattgtataaattttaaacggGAATAATTCTTTAATTGTGTGTATTTACATGTCTGAAGCattttgtatgaataaatatttttttcaaata from Vanessa cardui chromosome 12, ilVanCard2.1, whole genome shotgun sequence encodes the following:
- the LOC124534440 gene encoding uncharacterized protein LOC124534440: MPFLTTIFLITNIEIVIFIHKSLSQYAPSVYFQRPQSYTRAAYFEQYDDQEYTWATEKSHNHNRRRKYSYYSGSSEFDYGSNRLKCKCSCRKCRKNRHSYYDQQNDCCVSFCIKCSNRNDIYDFDYTTQTTTTETNPETNGNLCPSLPWFECYQQAITIDEDAINDFYKIKTYKIKHKKGKKGKKDNDDDDDDEDSDEDKHKDKDDDKDNKNNTTTISTTTKATTTEATTTTEATTTTEATTTTKVTTTTKVTTTTIRRTSESTVPYRGNDEGKLLLNSYFPKKRSCLRNNCLRDNTGRKIGRYFYNDLVLRPTVRSTSYNFDNY
- the LOC124534149 gene encoding uncharacterized protein LOC124534149; this encodes MNIKLVRSINILFFLLLKETTTQYNNPDLDEMEQFHYNPNVPNVYQQYPNQVYVDNKWSPQENFNYEDYNDYIEENTCVCDDCDNLKPSCRNMCPNCAPIPPFPGPGYIFLSYPYPYPVTSKPRSKKSTKTTIASTIKTTSEVTTEKTTKETERYEEQTDVGLIDKLDNSKVPDIISKPLEVKDKSQYMMTALRRTKPNWVPKYGILPISDQFAEKLMLQLRSMKLLHPRKDYLRNVDNIKLVN